The following proteins are encoded in a genomic region of Sphingopyxis sp. YF1:
- a CDS encoding ATPase, T2SS/T4P/T4SS family, with protein MTDPEPIAAPPAPVDIPYGFARTHGVVIAPGEDGVWRATLRGGSDPAVLIEVKRYLAAPLTVTTADSADFDRLLSDHYAVDASAAAMAGSLDGGDLDFSLPSAEDLLDSADDAPAIRLINAIIAEAVRQGVSDIHIEPYESGLVVRMRTDGVLREHLRMPPHVAPVVVSRIKVMARLDIAERRVPQDGRIGLTLAGKAVDVRVSTLPSRAGERVVMRILDKDSAGIDFDILGLTGAADQILREALAEPNGIILVTGPTGSGKTTSLYAALKQLNDGQRNILTVEDPVEYAVDGIGQTQVNAKVGLDFAAGLRAILRQDPDVVMVGEIRDRETADIAVQASLTGHLVLSTVHTNDAVGAITRLKDLKVEPFLLASTLRAVIAQRLVRKLCDQCREPVQADNSIAAMLGLDIGTVVWRAKGCNDCTGTGFKGRVGVFEAIKVDETVRRYIYNGGDEAMIAKHAFLKSPTLASAARTMVAKGLTTAEEAIRIARREDVDA; from the coding sequence GTGACCGATCCCGAACCGATCGCCGCTCCCCCGGCGCCGGTCGATATCCCCTACGGCTTTGCCCGCACCCACGGCGTGGTCATCGCGCCGGGGGAGGATGGTGTGTGGCGGGCGACGCTGCGCGGGGGCAGCGATCCCGCGGTGCTGATCGAGGTGAAGCGCTATCTCGCGGCGCCGCTCACCGTCACTACCGCCGATAGTGCCGATTTCGACCGGCTGCTCTCGGACCATTATGCCGTCGATGCGTCGGCCGCGGCGATGGCGGGATCGCTCGACGGCGGCGATCTGGATTTCAGCCTGCCCAGCGCCGAGGACCTCCTCGACAGCGCCGACGACGCACCCGCGATCCGGCTGATCAACGCGATCATCGCCGAAGCGGTGCGGCAGGGCGTCAGCGACATCCACATCGAACCTTATGAAAGCGGGCTAGTCGTCCGCATGCGCACCGACGGCGTGCTGCGCGAACATCTGCGCATGCCGCCGCACGTCGCCCCCGTTGTCGTCAGCCGCATCAAGGTGATGGCGCGCCTCGACATCGCCGAACGCCGCGTGCCGCAGGACGGGCGCATCGGCCTGACGCTCGCGGGCAAGGCGGTCGACGTCCGCGTCTCGACGCTGCCGAGCCGCGCCGGCGAACGCGTCGTGATGCGCATCCTCGACAAGGACAGCGCCGGGATCGACTTCGACATCCTCGGCCTGACCGGCGCCGCGGACCAGATCCTGCGCGAGGCGCTTGCCGAACCCAACGGGATCATCCTCGTCACCGGTCCGACCGGCTCGGGCAAGACGACGTCGCTCTACGCCGCGCTCAAGCAGTTGAACGACGGCCAGCGCAATATCCTCACCGTCGAGGATCCGGTCGAATATGCCGTCGACGGCATCGGCCAGACGCAGGTGAATGCCAAGGTTGGGCTCGATTTTGCCGCCGGTTTGCGCGCAATCCTGCGTCAGGACCCCGACGTCGTGATGGTCGGCGAAATCCGCGACCGCGAAACCGCCGACATCGCGGTGCAGGCGTCGCTCACCGGTCACCTCGTGCTGTCGACGGTGCACACCAACGATGCGGTGGGCGCGATCACCCGACTCAAGGATTTGAAAGTCGAGCCTTTTCTTCTGGCATCGACGCTGCGCGCGGTGATCGCGCAGCGCCTCGTCCGCAAGCTCTGCGACCAGTGTCGCGAGCCGGTCCAGGCCGACAACAGCATCGCCGCGATGCTCGGCCTCGACATCGGCACCGTCGTCTGGCGCGCCAAAGGCTGCAACGATTGCACCGGCACCGGCTTCAAGGGCCGCGTCGGAGTATTCGAGGCGATCAAGGTCGACGAGACCGTGCGTCGCTATATCTACAATGGCGGCGACGAGGCGATGATCGCAAAACACGCTTTCCTCAAATCGCCGACGCTCGCCTCGGCGGCGCGGACGATGGTGGCAAAGGGGCTGACCACCGCCGAGGAAGCGATCCGCATCGCGCGGCGCGAGGATGTCGATGCCTGA
- the gspD gene encoding type II secretion system secretin GspD: MRLKLSLMLAAALVSAAPLPASAQYTLNVRDADIRAFIQDAARITGRTFVIDGRVNGKVSVVTDRPLSRSEYFEIFLATLRSNGLVAVPGPNGAYRIQPIDGAAAQPGRIGGSGAAQNQFVTEIIRLRHIDAVAAVETLRPLVSPQGSLTANRNANSLVVADFADNIRRIRALAGSIDRDTTTSQIVTLKNAGAREIAAALQALVPAAGEGAQSPVAIVPIDSSNAIALRGDQALVARFVVMANDLDAKAAGGTELRVYWLQHANAETLLPTIQQLVGGGSDPAQKAGLPPASSSSTPSGGSTSAAPVSAAAPAPAAVGGAGGSIATRGPAIVTRYEGANAIIVAANSEVQRMLGELIRQLDSRREQVLVEAIVVEIGDDAAKQLGVQFLLGGKNIPFVATSYTNAQPNILTIGGAIAANQLSQQTTTVNGTTTVTQTTSSLGNSLQEAAAASLLSATGGFAGFAGDIGKNTVFGAIINAVRSDTTSNLLATPHIVTLDNQAAKFLVGQEVPITTGEALSDNFDNAFRTVQREEVGIKLEVTPQVNGAGEVKLFLRQEVSSVAGPVSSRNSDLILNKRAFETVLTVDDGEILAIGGLLNDDERRTLQRVPLLSDIPLLGELFKSRSRTRAKTNLMVFIRPTILRNREDNAALTARRYGYIRDTQLRRNPDDEPAIDTLVRDYMGATPPSPPQPTDITVGPVNLPALRSEGGTISTTDVPPSISEAPAPPPGEFP, translated from the coding sequence ATGCGTCTCAAACTGTCCCTGATGCTTGCCGCCGCACTGGTTTCGGCCGCGCCCCTCCCGGCGTCCGCGCAATATACGCTTAACGTCCGCGACGCCGATATCCGCGCCTTCATCCAGGATGCGGCGCGGATCACCGGGCGCACCTTCGTCATCGACGGGCGCGTCAATGGCAAGGTGTCGGTGGTCACCGATCGGCCGCTGTCGCGCAGCGAATATTTCGAGATTTTCCTCGCCACGCTGCGCTCGAACGGCCTCGTCGCGGTCCCCGGCCCGAACGGCGCCTATCGCATCCAGCCGATCGACGGCGCGGCGGCGCAGCCCGGCCGCATCGGCGGCAGCGGCGCGGCGCAGAACCAGTTCGTGACCGAGATTATCCGCCTGCGCCACATCGACGCGGTCGCGGCGGTCGAAACGCTGCGCCCGCTGGTCAGTCCGCAGGGTTCGCTGACCGCGAACCGCAACGCCAACAGCCTTGTGGTCGCCGACTTCGCCGACAATATCCGCCGCATCCGCGCGCTCGCGGGCAGCATCGACCGCGACACGACCACCAGCCAGATCGTCACGCTCAAAAATGCCGGCGCGCGCGAAATCGCCGCCGCGCTCCAGGCGCTCGTGCCTGCGGCGGGCGAGGGCGCGCAGTCGCCCGTCGCGATCGTGCCGATCGACAGCAGCAACGCGATCGCGCTGCGCGGCGACCAGGCGCTCGTCGCGCGCTTCGTCGTGATGGCGAACGACCTCGACGCCAAGGCGGCGGGTGGCACCGAACTCCGCGTCTACTGGCTCCAGCACGCCAATGCCGAAACCCTGTTGCCGACGATCCAGCAACTCGTCGGCGGGGGCAGCGATCCCGCGCAAAAGGCCGGCTTGCCGCCGGCTTCCTCGTCATCGACCCCGTCGGGCGGCAGCACGTCGGCGGCCCCTGTCTCGGCTGCTGCGCCCGCCCCGGCCGCGGTCGGCGGCGCGGGCGGCAGCATCGCGACGCGCGGCCCCGCGATCGTCACCCGCTACGAGGGCGCGAACGCGATCATCGTCGCCGCCAACAGCGAAGTGCAGCGGATGCTCGGCGAACTGATCCGCCAGCTCGACAGCCGCCGCGAACAGGTTCTGGTCGAGGCGATCGTGGTCGAAATCGGCGACGATGCCGCGAAACAGCTGGGCGTCCAGTTCCTGCTCGGCGGCAAGAATATTCCCTTTGTCGCGACCAGCTACACCAATGCCCAGCCCAACATTCTGACGATCGGCGGCGCCATCGCCGCGAACCAGCTGTCGCAGCAGACGACGACGGTCAACGGCACCACCACGGTGACGCAGACGACAAGCTCGCTCGGCAACAGCCTCCAGGAAGCCGCCGCGGCGTCGCTCCTGTCGGCGACCGGCGGCTTCGCGGGCTTCGCCGGGGATATCGGCAAGAACACCGTGTTCGGCGCGATCATCAACGCGGTGCGCTCCGACACCACGTCGAACCTGCTCGCGACGCCGCATATCGTGACGCTCGACAATCAGGCGGCGAAATTCCTCGTCGGACAGGAAGTCCCGATCACGACGGGCGAGGCGCTCAGCGATAATTTCGACAATGCCTTCCGCACCGTCCAGCGCGAGGAGGTCGGCATCAAGCTCGAGGTCACGCCGCAGGTCAACGGCGCGGGCGAGGTCAAGCTGTTCCTCCGTCAGGAAGTGTCGAGCGTCGCGGGCCCCGTCTCGTCGCGCAACAGCGACCTCATCCTCAACAAGCGGGCCTTCGAAACCGTGCTGACCGTCGACGACGGCGAGATTCTCGCGATCGGCGGACTGCTCAACGACGATGAGCGGCGGACGCTCCAGCGCGTGCCGCTGCTCAGCGACATTCCCTTGCTCGGCGAACTGTTCAAATCGCGCAGCCGGACGCGTGCCAAGACCAATTTGATGGTCTTCATCCGGCCGACGATCCTGCGCAACCGCGAGGACAATGCCGCGCTGACCGCGCGCCGCTACGGCTATATCCGCGACACCCAGCTGCGCCGGAACCCCGACGATGAACCCGCGATCGACACGCTCGTCCGCGACTATATGGGCGCGACCCCGCCGTCGCCGCCGCAGCCCACCGACATCACCGTCGGGCCGGTCAACCTCCCCGCGCTGCGCAGCGAGGGCGGGACGATCTCGACCACCGACGTTCCCCCCTCGATTTCGGAGGCGCCCGCGCCCCCGCCCGGAGAGTTTCCGTGA
- a CDS encoding type II secretion system protein N, producing the protein MSGSAVRLPRALPAWLRPRRKSPRALAPLLLAGLLGFLLVWQAVRLVWALIVPLSPLGAWQPQAAVIASPAERRALFASFDPFFRTGGQGAANATVTALGLTLYGINLNEATGGGSAIIAGEDGVQSSYAVGDEIAPGVKLAGVAFDHVLLDRGGARESLFLDQSGEAAVAAPATPLPAPTPEVGAAPATGGELSPAALKAGVGFAPRTEDGRVTGVTVQSQGDGAAFRAAGLRPGDVIRGVNGRPIGSAGDAAALAGQLTPGARLSLEVERGASVVPIAIFVSK; encoded by the coding sequence ATGTCCGGATCGGCCGTTCGGTTGCCGCGTGCGCTGCCGGCATGGCTGCGCCCGCGCCGCAAATCGCCGCGCGCGCTCGCGCCGCTCCTCCTTGCCGGACTGCTCGGCTTCCTTCTCGTCTGGCAGGCGGTGCGCCTCGTCTGGGCGCTGATCGTGCCGCTGTCGCCGCTCGGCGCGTGGCAACCGCAGGCGGCGGTGATCGCCTCGCCCGCCGAACGCCGCGCGCTCTTCGCCAGCTTCGACCCTTTTTTCCGTACCGGGGGACAGGGCGCCGCGAACGCCACCGTCACCGCGCTCGGCCTGACGCTCTACGGCATCAACCTCAACGAGGCGACCGGCGGCGGTTCGGCGATCATCGCTGGCGAGGACGGGGTGCAGTCGAGCTATGCCGTCGGCGACGAGATCGCGCCGGGGGTCAAGCTTGCCGGCGTCGCCTTCGACCATGTGCTGCTCGATCGCGGCGGTGCGCGCGAAAGCCTGTTCCTCGACCAGAGCGGCGAGGCCGCGGTCGCCGCGCCCGCGACCCCGTTGCCCGCGCCGACCCCCGAAGTGGGGGCTGCCCCGGCGACCGGCGGCGAACTTTCGCCCGCCGCGCTCAAGGCGGGCGTCGGCTTCGCGCCGCGTACCGAGGACGGGCGCGTTACCGGCGTCACCGTCCAGTCGCAGGGCGACGGGGCGGCCTTCCGCGCCGCGGGCCTGCGCCCCGGCGACGTGATCCGCGGCGTCAACGGCCGGCCGATCGGCTCGGCGGGCGACGCCGCCGCGCTCGCGGGTCAGCTGACTCCCGGCGCGCGCCTCTCGCTCGAGGTCGAACGCGGCGCCAGCGTCGTTCCCATCGCCATATTTGTCTCGAAGTAG
- a CDS encoding TonB-dependent receptor has protein sequence MTNRSLFASMLLLSSAMVSPAALAQDAAPAGAAAETPPAADAATPAEDEADVSIPGGANQEIVVTGRYTPNVVRATPEVVSVLSSADIARTGEGDISGSLQRVTGLSVVGGGFVYVRGLGDRYSLALLNGSPLPSPEPLKRVVPLDIFPSNVIDSTLVQKSYSANFPGEFGGGVINLTTKSTPRENFLTVSGGIGWDSETTNELGYTYYGGDADWTGFDDGTRDVPDLLKSAFASGKPIIDGADFSRQDLQAMAMQLVNAPTALLQQNNHIPVNWSAGLTGGLTIPMSDGELGIIATAGISNKWRTRDTLQQTSVEADLSGDPQTSYNRVVTDNRVVVNGLLGFGLELGEHKLRWTNLYIRDTLKQARLALGTDANQVGRDIMKQDTAWYERQLINTQFVGEFHFDRFKLDLRGGYANSQREAPYERSFTYVRTNLPTAQDPVGDKFVNDLGGNRGDATIAFSDLNEDLWSGGVDLSYEIAPQISATVGYAYSDTHRVSERRAFQFRASNLPVAVQQLRPDYLLSDATIQLYDITLLETSAQDGTAAFDAKLRTHAGYAQLQAELTPGVNINAGVRYEDARQAVSPIDLFNSGASSIVPTNLANDYWLPAVTLTWEVAPDMQLRLSGSKTIARPQFRELVAQVYQDPESNRLFRGNPSLTDSELWNAEARYEWYFGRDQRFTVAGFYKSIDKPIEAYTSISDSSVNTSYANAPKAKLYGAEFELQKYVPLDTLSDAPFWQSRRLVLIGNYTWTRSDISVGDGDTTVINGIVQDAANFFTDGTPLTGQSDHLVNVQIGLEDQDKLSQQTLLLTYASPRVTSRGPSGQPDLMEKPGIQLDFVARQGLTLFKKEIELKFEARNLTGRTYKEVQESGDNRIFFNRYKLGRSFSLSASLKF, from the coding sequence ATGACCAACAGGTCGCTTTTCGCCAGCATGCTGCTCCTCTCATCGGCGATGGTCTCGCCCGCCGCACTGGCACAGGACGCCGCGCCCGCGGGGGCGGCCGCCGAAACGCCGCCGGCCGCCGACGCGGCGACGCCGGCGGAGGACGAGGCCGACGTCTCGATCCCCGGCGGCGCGAACCAGGAGATCGTCGTCACCGGCCGCTACACCCCCAATGTCGTCCGCGCGACGCCCGAGGTCGTCTCGGTGCTGTCCTCGGCCGATATCGCGCGCACCGGCGAGGGCGACATCTCGGGCTCGCTCCAGCGCGTCACCGGCCTGTCGGTGGTCGGCGGCGGTTTCGTCTATGTCCGCGGGCTCGGCGACCGCTATTCGCTCGCGCTGCTCAACGGGTCGCCGCTGCCCAGCCCCGAACCGCTCAAGCGCGTCGTCCCGCTCGACATCTTTCCGTCGAACGTGATCGATTCGACGCTCGTCCAGAAAAGCTATTCGGCGAACTTCCCCGGCGAATTCGGCGGCGGGGTGATCAACCTCACCACCAAATCGACCCCGCGCGAGAATTTCCTGACCGTCTCGGGCGGCATCGGCTGGGACAGCGAGACGACGAACGAGCTCGGCTACACCTATTATGGCGGCGACGCCGACTGGACCGGTTTCGACGACGGCACGCGCGACGTGCCCGACCTGCTCAAATCGGCCTTCGCCAGCGGCAAGCCGATCATCGACGGCGCCGATTTCAGCCGCCAGGACCTGCAGGCGATGGCGATGCAGCTCGTCAACGCGCCGACCGCGCTGCTCCAGCAGAACAACCATATCCCGGTCAACTGGTCGGCGGGGCTCACCGGCGGGCTGACGATCCCGATGTCCGACGGCGAACTCGGCATCATCGCGACCGCCGGGATCAGCAACAAGTGGCGCACGCGCGACACGCTGCAACAGACCTCGGTCGAGGCCGACCTGTCGGGCGATCCGCAGACGAGCTACAACCGCGTCGTCACCGACAACCGCGTCGTCGTCAACGGCCTGCTCGGCTTCGGGCTCGAACTCGGCGAGCACAAGCTGCGCTGGACCAACCTTTATATCCGCGACACGCTCAAGCAGGCGCGGCTCGCGCTCGGCACCGACGCGAACCAGGTCGGCCGCGACATCATGAAGCAGGACACCGCCTGGTACGAACGCCAGCTGATCAACACCCAGTTCGTCGGCGAATTCCATTTCGACCGGTTCAAGCTCGACCTGCGCGGCGGCTACGCCAATTCGCAGCGCGAAGCGCCATACGAACGCAGCTTCACCTATGTCCGCACCAACCTGCCCACCGCGCAGGACCCGGTCGGCGACAAGTTCGTCAACGATCTTGGCGGCAACCGCGGCGACGCGACGATCGCCTTTTCGGACCTGAATGAGGATCTGTGGTCGGGCGGTGTCGACCTGTCGTACGAAATCGCGCCGCAAATCAGCGCGACGGTCGGCTACGCCTACAGCGACACGCACCGCGTGTCCGAACGCCGCGCCTTCCAGTTCCGCGCGTCGAACCTGCCGGTCGCGGTGCAGCAATTGCGCCCCGACTATCTGCTCTCCGACGCGACGATCCAGCTCTACGACATCACGCTGCTCGAAACCTCGGCGCAGGACGGGACGGCGGCCTTCGACGCCAAGCTCCGCACGCACGCGGGTTATGCTCAGCTCCAGGCCGAACTGACCCCGGGGGTCAACATCAACGCGGGCGTGCGTTACGAGGACGCCCGCCAGGCGGTGTCGCCGATCGACCTGTTCAATTCGGGCGCGTCGTCGATCGTCCCGACCAACCTTGCCAACGACTATTGGCTGCCCGCGGTGACGCTGACCTGGGAAGTCGCGCCCGACATGCAGCTGCGGCTCAGCGGGTCGAAGACGATCGCGCGCCCGCAGTTCCGCGAACTCGTGGCGCAGGTGTACCAGGACCCCGAATCGAACCGCCTGTTCCGCGGCAACCCGTCGCTGACCGACAGCGAATTGTGGAATGCCGAAGCGCGTTACGAATGGTATTTCGGACGCGACCAGCGCTTCACCGTCGCGGGCTTCTACAAATCGATCGACAAGCCGATCGAGGCCTATACCTCGATCTCGGATTCGTCGGTGAACACCAGCTATGCCAACGCGCCCAAGGCGAAGCTCTACGGCGCCGAGTTCGAGCTGCAGAAATATGTTCCGCTCGACACGCTGTCGGATGCGCCCTTCTGGCAGAGCCGCCGCCTCGTGCTGATCGGAAACTATACCTGGACCCGGTCCGACATTTCGGTCGGCGACGGCGACACGACGGTGATCAACGGCATCGTCCAGGATGCCGCGAACTTCTTCACCGACGGCACGCCGCTCACCGGCCAGTCGGACCATCTGGTCAACGTCCAGATCGGACTCGAGGATCAGGACAAATTGTCGCAGCAGACGCTGCTCCTGACCTATGCCAGCCCGCGCGTCACCAGCCGTGGTCCGTCGGGGCAGCCCGACCTGATGGAAAAGCCCGGAATCCAGCTCGACTTCGTCGCGCGCCAGGGGCTGACGCTGTTCAAGAAGGAAATCGAGCTCAAGTTCGAGGCGCGCAACCTGACCGGGCGCACCTACAAGGAAGTGCAGGAATCGGGCGACAACCGCATCTTCTTCAACCGTTACAAGCTCGGTCGCAGTTTTTCGCTGAGCGCGTCGCTGAAATTCTGA
- a CDS encoding serine hydrolase domain-containing protein, with translation MAERKILAWLAAGVAVVGAGAFAAQTRMAGPDGGDAPPMVQLPPLAVPSSRTASPAVVPSALTGLTTTAGGYTYDWTALQAAIDADSEVANGYFIVGNATDPDYLFAYEKGSFGIDRVTPLASASKWFAGVLAMRMVQAGIVTLDDPMRPSLAFWTTSGTKKDVKLKHALSMTSGFNGSPLVGGCQLTPALVLYNCAKNIHDLRYDILRPGNAPGAQYSYGPHAMQVAGAYLEAKDSSIQPGTSPARERTFHELFAQHVTTPLGMASTTWYDPAGSAPTNPWVAGGAYSTPRDYAKLLRALLGGAFVTDMAGFTQQRTAGLPRIFVPSGATGWEYALGSFVECDTVAACATSKVNSSPGAYGWVGWIDRDTGYYGLIATEISSGGDRKGVELEQEMQGLIEAAIASRTPIP, from the coding sequence ATGGCTGAACGAAAGATATTGGCGTGGCTCGCGGCCGGTGTCGCGGTGGTCGGGGCAGGGGCGTTCGCCGCGCAAACGCGCATGGCGGGTCCGGACGGCGGCGACGCGCCTCCGATGGTACAGCTACCCCCGCTGGCGGTGCCTTCGTCCAGGACCGCGTCGCCGGCCGTGGTTCCGTCGGCCTTGACCGGCCTGACGACCACCGCCGGCGGCTATACCTATGACTGGACGGCACTTCAGGCCGCGATCGACGCCGACAGCGAGGTCGCCAACGGCTATTTCATCGTCGGCAACGCGACAGACCCCGACTATTTGTTCGCATATGAAAAGGGCAGTTTCGGGATCGACCGTGTCACCCCGCTTGCCTCGGCGTCCAAATGGTTCGCCGGAGTGCTGGCGATGCGGATGGTGCAGGCCGGCATCGTGACGCTCGACGATCCGATGCGGCCATCGCTGGCCTTCTGGACGACGAGCGGGACAAAGAAGGACGTCAAGCTCAAGCATGCGCTGTCGATGACCTCGGGGTTCAACGGAAGCCCGCTCGTCGGCGGCTGCCAGCTGACGCCGGCACTGGTCCTCTATAATTGCGCCAAGAATATTCACGACCTGCGCTACGACATCCTGCGTCCCGGCAATGCGCCCGGCGCGCAATACAGCTATGGGCCGCATGCGATGCAGGTTGCGGGCGCCTATCTGGAGGCGAAGGACAGCAGCATCCAGCCGGGAACATCGCCCGCTCGCGAGCGCACGTTCCACGAACTGTTCGCCCAGCATGTGACGACCCCGCTCGGAATGGCCAGCACGACCTGGTACGATCCCGCGGGCAGCGCGCCGACCAATCCATGGGTCGCGGGGGGCGCCTATTCGACGCCGCGCGACTATGCGAAACTGTTGCGCGCGCTGCTCGGCGGGGCCTTCGTCACCGACATGGCGGGCTTCACCCAGCAACGGACGGCGGGGCTGCCGCGCATCTTCGTTCCGTCGGGCGCGACGGGTTGGGAATATGCGCTGGGATCGTTCGTCGAATGCGACACGGTTGCGGCTTGCGCGACGTCAAAGGTCAATTCGTCGCCGGGGGCGTATGGCTGGGTCGGATGGATCGACCGCGACACCGGCTATTACGGTCTCATCGCAACCGAGATATCGAGCGGCGGCGACCGCAAGGGGGTCGAGCTCGAACAGGAGATGCAGGGGCTGATCGAAGCCGCCATTGCGAGCCGAACCCCGATACCCTGA
- a CDS encoding TonB-dependent receptor, translating into MERKAHLLFCTVAVWSATAASAFAQEAAADAPRSESSADTVVADTGDTGDDGAIVVTARRREERLADIPTAASVIDGAALADRGGATGSGELLADQPSVRFNNLSSSITSEISIRASSTARATNGDPSVGLYRGGAYIAGGPVGGRNFTRLDLLDIGRVEVLRGTQGALYGRNAVGGAINIISAEPEFDLSGWGSARYAFETDALQLQGAVNVPLGDGIAMRLSGDLVEQDKGFFYNPDNDVYFDRQKGHGLRGQIRVKRGPVDAIVMAETQRLTTPAIHYQIFIPAGTPGFPGGYVQDRFNYPWNTAPRASQDIDGLQAIVRVDLGGADLSSTTSYRRRHSEYDLDNDAVSPAELARARAAGQVGALTPIDPNSASYVVDTTDNFSQDIHVAGRSDRLTWLVGADMLLLDSDFSVTTTRTPTPANPSPGNIAPARLHFESYAAYGSLGFDISDSLNLTGELRYTHDSRSITARLYDLGTGLPTGGPSRIIDDSITADNLSYNATLSYKLASGILAYAKVGSSYRAGGFNTRLSDPRAPNPVEVLFGNENSTSYELGIKGSPMRRGYFAIAGYYTDLEDLIAQVDDGCALTNPTCPVAAVSYLTNAGDAKSWGIEAEYSQGFDLGPGSGRLAFSGSRQGGQVRSGRYDGLDLAQVPDWLASANLNLRYPVANEVTLTSNILVSGQWGGKQELTATSVDLDDYVLVNLRVGVEFGKVGISVFANNLFDKIYYVAQAPTINRYSQPRVIGVEGRMSF; encoded by the coding sequence ATGGAGCGCAAGGCGCATCTTCTGTTCTGCACGGTTGCGGTCTGGTCCGCGACGGCGGCTTCGGCCTTCGCGCAGGAGGCGGCGGCCGACGCACCTCGCTCCGAATCGTCGGCCGACACGGTCGTCGCCGACACCGGCGACACCGGCGACGACGGCGCGATCGTCGTCACCGCCCGGCGCCGCGAAGAGCGGCTCGCCGATATTCCGACCGCGGCGTCGGTGATCGACGGGGCGGCGCTCGCCGATCGCGGCGGCGCGACGGGCAGCGGCGAACTGCTCGCCGACCAGCCGAGCGTCCGCTTCAACAACCTCAGTTCCTCGATCACGTCCGAAATCTCGATCCGCGCGTCCTCGACCGCGCGTGCGACCAACGGCGATCCGAGCGTCGGCCTCTATCGGGGCGGCGCCTATATCGCGGGCGGCCCGGTCGGCGGGCGCAACTTCACCCGCCTCGACCTGCTCGACATCGGCCGCGTCGAGGTGCTGCGCGGTACGCAGGGCGCGCTCTATGGCCGGAACGCGGTCGGCGGGGCGATCAACATCATCTCGGCCGAACCCGAATTCGACCTCTCGGGCTGGGGCAGCGCGCGCTACGCGTTCGAAACCGACGCGCTGCAATTGCAGGGTGCGGTCAACGTCCCGCTCGGTGACGGGATCGCGATGCGGCTCAGCGGCGATCTGGTCGAACAGGACAAGGGCTTCTTCTACAACCCCGACAACGACGTCTATTTCGATCGGCAAAAGGGGCACGGCCTGCGCGGCCAGATCCGCGTGAAGCGCGGGCCGGTCGATGCGATCGTCATGGCCGAAACGCAGCGGCTGACCACGCCCGCGATCCATTACCAGATCTTCATTCCCGCCGGCACGCCGGGCTTCCCGGGCGGCTATGTCCAGGACCGCTTCAACTATCCGTGGAACACCGCGCCGCGCGCGTCGCAGGACATCGACGGGTTGCAGGCGATCGTGCGCGTCGACCTCGGCGGTGCCGACCTCAGCTCGACAACCTCGTACCGCAGGCGGCACAGCGAATATGATCTCGACAATGACGCGGTCAGTCCGGCCGAACTGGCGCGCGCGCGCGCCGCGGGCCAGGTCGGCGCTCTGACCCCGATCGATCCGAACAGCGCCTCCTATGTCGTCGACACCACCGACAATTTCTCGCAGGACATCCATGTCGCCGGCAGGTCTGACCGGCTGACCTGGCTCGTCGGCGCCGACATGCTCCTGCTCGACAGCGATTTTTCGGTCACGACGACGCGCACCCCGACCCCCGCCAATCCCTCGCCCGGCAACATCGCCCCCGCGCGGCTCCATTTCGAAAGCTATGCCGCGTACGGCTCGCTCGGTTTCGATATCAGCGACAGCCTCAACCTGACCGGCGAGTTGCGCTACACGCACGACAGCCGCAGCATCACCGCGCGCCTTTATGATCTGGGAACGGGGCTGCCGACCGGCGGACCGTCGCGGATCATCGACGACAGCATCACTGCCGACAATCTCTCCTACAATGCGACGCTGTCGTACAAGCTCGCTTCGGGCATCCTCGCCTATGCCAAGGTCGGCAGCAGCTATCGCGCCGGCGGCTTTAACACGCGCCTTTCCGATCCGCGCGCGCCGAACCCGGTCGAGGTGCTCTTCGGCAACGAGAACAGCACGTCGTACGAGCTTGGCATCAAGGGCAGCCCGATGCGCCGCGGCTATTTCGCGATCGCGGGCTATTATACCGATCTCGAGGATCTGATCGCGCAGGTCGACGACGGCTGCGCGCTGACCAACCCGACCTGCCCGGTCGCGGCGGTCAGCTACCTGACCAATGCCGGCGATGCGAAAAGCTGGGGGATCGAGGCCGAATATAGCCAGGGCTTCGATCTCGGACCCGGCAGTGGACGGCTCGCGTTCAGCGGATCGCGGCAGGGCGGCCAGGTCCGGAGCGGTCGCTACGACGGGCTCGACCTCGCGCAGGTTCCCGACTGGCTCGCGTCGGCCAATCTCAATCTTCGCTATCCGGTCGCGAACGAGGTGACGCTGACGAGCAATATTCTCGTGAGCGGGCAATGGGGCGGCAAACAGGAACTGACCGCGACCTCGGTCGACCTCGACGACTATGTTCTCGTCAATCTTCGCGTCGGGGTCGAGTTCGGCAAGGTCGGCATCAGCGTCTTCGCCAACAACCTGTTCGACAAGATTTATTATGTCGCACAGGCGCCGACGATCAATCGCTACAGCCAGCCGCGCGTGATCGGCGTCGAAGGACGCATGTCCTTCTGA